The Gemmatimonadaceae bacterium genome has a window encoding:
- a CDS encoding serine hydrolase, whose protein sequence is MHRTSCLTALGVAVVASAGCGLRTRENPSRPPAPVSARASGTRTTSVTAPHRVIAPAAWDALRLGIERRIAAVPGATAGIWVQDLASGDTLAVNAGASFHAASTMKVPVMIELFRRADTGALRLDSAVTLANRFASIVDGSPFSLDAGDDSDSTLYAKIGQRVTLRELNERMITRSSNLATNAVIDLLDARTANATAHALGASTMQVRRGVEDTKAFNAGLNNTTSARDLGMLMAAIAQDRAASPAACATMRSILLRQEFNLEIPAGLPAGTPVAHKTGWITGTTHDAAIVYPPGRTPYVLVVLTRAIPQRAIAQQLMAGISSDVWATLTR, encoded by the coding sequence ATGCATCGCACTTCCTGTCTGACAGCCCTCGGCGTCGCCGTGGTTGCCTCGGCCGGCTGCGGATTGCGCACACGCGAGAATCCTTCGCGGCCGCCGGCGCCCGTGTCGGCCCGCGCGTCCGGGACGCGTACGACATCGGTCACCGCGCCCCATCGCGTCATCGCACCGGCTGCGTGGGACGCCCTCCGACTTGGCATCGAACGTCGCATCGCCGCTGTCCCCGGGGCGACCGCCGGCATCTGGGTGCAGGACCTGGCCTCCGGCGACACCCTGGCCGTCAACGCCGGCGCCTCCTTTCACGCGGCCAGTACCATGAAGGTGCCGGTGATGATCGAGCTCTTCCGACGCGCCGACACCGGCGCGCTCCGGCTCGACAGCGCCGTCACGCTCGCGAACCGCTTCGCGTCGATCGTCGATGGGTCGCCGTTCTCCCTCGACGCGGGCGACGATTCCGACTCCACACTGTACGCCAAGATCGGCCAGCGGGTCACCCTGCGCGAACTGAATGAGCGGATGATCACGCGCTCGAGCAACCTCGCCACCAATGCGGTCATCGATCTGCTCGACGCCCGCACGGCCAATGCCACGGCGCACGCGCTCGGCGCGTCCACGATGCAGGTCCGCCGCGGCGTCGAGGACACCAAGGCCTTCAACGCCGGCCTCAACAACACCACCTCCGCCCGCGACCTTGGCATGCTGATGGCCGCCATCGCGCAGGATCGCGCCGCCTCGCCGGCCGCGTGCGCAACCATGCGTTCCATTCTCCTGCGGCAGGAGTTCAACCTGGAGATTCCCGCCGGACTCCCCGCGGGCACGCCGGTGGCGCACAAGACGGGATGGATCACGGGCACGACGCACGATGCCGCCATCGTCTATCCGCCCGGACGCACGCCCTACGTGCTCGTGGTCCTCACGCGCGCCATTCCCCAGCGCGCGATCGCGCAGCAACTGATGGCTGGCATCTCGTCGGATGTGTGGGCGACGCTGACGCGGTAG
- a CDS encoding DsbA family protein gives MITATLYADLNCPYSYALTARLEVLGLMHRCDWRGVQHDPGLPVPPRLGDRRAMRALEDDVDAVRRAAPDVALTPPPVKPNTRLAIAAVAAVHRLHATRASAFRRALGAALWVRGDDISDGTVINSVAVWSGVPGWVDLDGPAGHRLADEWDMDWVTRRLGGVPRLVRQDGRVLWGLVSADEITEFFTAPLRTSGEFRQP, from the coding sequence ATGATCACCGCCACCCTCTACGCCGACCTCAATTGCCCGTACAGCTACGCGCTGACGGCGCGCCTTGAGGTGCTGGGCCTGATGCATCGGTGCGACTGGCGCGGGGTGCAGCACGATCCCGGGTTGCCGGTGCCGCCTCGGCTGGGCGATCGCCGCGCGATGCGCGCGCTCGAGGATGATGTGGATGCGGTGCGGCGCGCCGCGCCCGATGTGGCGCTCACGCCGCCGCCGGTGAAGCCGAACACGCGGCTCGCCATCGCGGCGGTGGCCGCGGTGCATCGCCTCCACGCCACACGCGCGTCCGCCTTCCGGCGTGCGCTGGGCGCCGCGCTCTGGGTGCGCGGGGACGACATCTCCGACGGGACCGTGATCAACTCGGTGGCGGTCTGGTCTGGCGTTCCCGGGTGGGTGGACCTCGACGGGCCGGCCGGACACCGTCTCGCCGATGAATGGGACATGGACTGGGTGACGCGACGGCTGGGCGGCGTGCCGCGGCTCGTGCGTCAGGATGGACGCGTATTGTGGGGGCTCGTGTCTGCCGACGAGATCACCGAGTTCTTCACGGCACCGCTGCGCACGTCGGGCGAGTTCCGGCAGCCGTAG
- a CDS encoding transglycosylase SLT domain-containing protein: MLRPVNLLVLTSALAAACLRAPTTTSVTPVNDGGRGAPRGTTPGTSVTAGVGGSVGAAAAGGTAAGDTLRPRTAGRDTLRTNASRGTAARPGADSISTADVTAETARLFGAESPPPATDTMAAPGAPVWDIDVRSYETRTRVEDYVRIFSGRARNIFAVALQRQTRYGPMIRERLRRRGLPEDLTYLALVESWFNPHAYSRAAAVGVWQFMAGTARGMGLRVDWWVDERRDPVRSTEAAARLLLGLRDQFGSLYLAAAAYNGGSGRVSRGLARYADALDGVEGEDRFFALAEKSYLRPETRDYVPKIIAAALVGGEPARYGVKVESLPPYSYDSVRVHGGVPLAAVANALTLTGDEVAELNPHLLRGMTPPGDSLWVRVPSGRAEGFDERFAALEPEERIALQRVVTRKGQTMVSIAKQHGLTSKQLAWFNPKVAKLKSGALRSGQTILVPRRDVVALARDVANPSIERYPKRSGGVRRHIVKSGETLSGIAKRYGTSAKTLTRLNGLKSAKLMPGQSLVVSGRASSSARTSTKSGAAKSGAAKSTVKKKAPAKKSGAAKPAANAKK, encoded by the coding sequence ATGCTCCGCCCTGTGAATCTCCTGGTGCTGACCAGTGCGCTCGCTGCTGCGTGCCTACGCGCTCCAACGACGACCTCGGTCACGCCGGTGAATGACGGTGGACGAGGTGCGCCGCGCGGCACGACGCCGGGGACGAGTGTCACCGCCGGCGTTGGCGGGTCGGTCGGAGCTGCCGCCGCCGGGGGAACGGCGGCCGGCGATACGTTGCGCCCACGAACCGCCGGGCGCGACACGCTGCGGACGAACGCTTCCCGTGGCACCGCCGCGCGTCCGGGCGCCGACAGCATCTCGACCGCGGACGTCACGGCGGAGACGGCGCGGCTGTTCGGCGCCGAGTCGCCGCCTCCCGCGACCGACACGATGGCCGCTCCCGGGGCGCCCGTCTGGGACATCGACGTGCGCTCGTACGAGACGCGCACGCGGGTCGAGGACTACGTGCGCATCTTCAGCGGCCGCGCCAGGAACATCTTTGCAGTCGCGCTGCAGCGGCAGACGCGGTACGGCCCGATGATTCGCGAGCGGCTGCGGCGGCGGGGTCTCCCCGAGGACCTTACCTACCTGGCGCTCGTCGAGAGCTGGTTCAATCCGCACGCGTATTCGCGGGCCGCCGCGGTCGGTGTCTGGCAGTTCATGGCGGGGACCGCACGCGGGATGGGACTGCGCGTGGACTGGTGGGTGGACGAGCGCCGCGATCCCGTGCGCTCCACGGAGGCGGCGGCACGGCTGCTGCTGGGCCTGCGCGACCAGTTCGGATCGCTCTACCTGGCCGCGGCGGCCTACAACGGCGGCTCGGGGCGCGTGTCGCGCGGGCTGGCGCGGTACGCCGATGCCCTCGATGGCGTGGAGGGAGAGGATCGCTTCTTCGCCCTCGCCGAGAAGAGCTACCTGCGGCCGGAGACGCGCGACTATGTACCGAAGATCATCGCGGCCGCGCTTGTGGGCGGCGAGCCTGCGCGGTATGGCGTGAAGGTCGAGTCGCTGCCGCCCTACTCGTACGACTCCGTGCGCGTGCACGGTGGGGTGCCCCTGGCCGCGGTCGCCAACGCGCTGACCCTCACCGGCGACGAGGTGGCGGAGCTCAACCCGCACCTGCTGCGCGGCATGACACCGCCCGGCGACTCGCTGTGGGTGCGCGTGCCGTCCGGGCGCGCGGAGGGTTTCGACGAGCGCTTCGCCGCGCTCGAGCCCGAGGAACGCATCGCCCTGCAACGGGTCGTGACCAGGAAGGGACAGACGATGGTCTCGATCGCCAAGCAGCACGGGCTCACGTCCAAGCAGCTCGCCTGGTTCAACCCCAAGGTGGCGAAGTTGAAGAGCGGCGCCCTGCGCAGCGGGCAGACCATCCTGGTGCCGAGGCGCGACGTGGTGGCGCTTGCGCGGGATGTGGCGAACCCGTCGATCGAGCGCTATCCGAAGCGGAGCGGCGGCGTCCGCCGCCATATCGTGAAGAGCGGCGAGACGCTGTCGGGCATCGCCAAGCGGTACGGCACCAGCGCCAAGACGCTGACCCGGTTGAACGGGCTCAAGAGCGCGAAGCTGATGCCGGGACAGTCGCTCGTGGTGTCGGGACGCGCGAGTTCGAGCGCGAGGACGAGCACGAAGAGCGGCGCGGCGAAGAGCGGTGCGGCGAAGAGCACGGTGAAAAAGAAGGCGCCGGCCAAGAAGTCCGGCGCCGCCAAGCCCGCTGCAAACGCAAAGAAGTAA
- a CDS encoding glycosyltransferase family 4 protein, translating into MRILHLLNHVDRIGNGIVNVAVDLACLQARAGHDVWVASKGGAYEALLARHGVHHVHLDQGRRPLTLWRALRTLRALIRREQIEVVHAHMVTGYVLARALRPFASWRLVASVHNEWQRSSNLMRGADRIIVLSEEAVGRLAARGMPRHRLRVVRNSTIGSPRYAESPEAELTLQPPAVVTVAGMYERKGIADLITAFDALGARHAHAHLYIVGEGPDRPRFEALARAVAARDRIHFEGFQPAPRAYLRAATLFVLASHAEPFGLVLAEARDCGCAIIATAVDGAPEAVDDGRAGLLVPAKDPTALCAAMVRLLDDPAERARWQTAARQNLDWLRVERQHEETLAVYRDALDT; encoded by the coding sequence GTGCGTATTCTTCATCTCCTCAACCACGTCGACCGCATCGGCAACGGCATCGTCAACGTTGCCGTGGACCTCGCGTGCCTGCAGGCGCGTGCGGGACATGACGTCTGGGTGGCATCGAAGGGCGGCGCGTACGAGGCGCTGCTCGCACGGCACGGCGTGCATCATGTCCACCTCGATCAGGGCCGGCGTCCGCTGACGCTGTGGCGTGCCCTGCGCACCCTGCGCGCCTTGATCCGGCGCGAGCAGATCGAGGTCGTGCACGCGCATATGGTCACGGGCTACGTCCTCGCGCGCGCGCTGCGCCCGTTCGCGTCGTGGCGCCTGGTGGCCAGCGTGCACAACGAATGGCAGCGCAGTTCCAACCTCATGCGCGGCGCCGATCGGATCATCGTGCTCAGCGAGGAGGCGGTCGGCCGACTGGCGGCCCGCGGAATGCCGCGCCACCGGCTGCGCGTCGTCCGCAACAGCACCATTGGCAGCCCGCGCTATGCGGAAAGTCCCGAGGCCGAGTTGACGCTTCAGCCGCCGGCCGTCGTCACCGTGGCCGGGATGTATGAACGAAAGGGCATCGCCGACCTCATCACTGCGTTCGACGCACTCGGTGCACGGCACGCTCACGCCCATCTGTACATCGTGGGAGAGGGTCCCGACCGGCCCCGCTTCGAAGCGCTCGCCCGCGCGGTCGCCGCACGCGACCGCATCCATTTCGAGGGCTTCCAGCCCGCACCGCGTGCCTACCTGCGGGCCGCCACCCTCTTCGTCCTCGCCTCGCACGCCGAGCCATTCGGGCTGGTGCTCGCCGAGGCGCGCGACTGCGGGTGTGCGATCATCGCCACCGCGGTGGACGGGGCGCCCGAGGCCGTGGACGACGGACGCGCCGGGCTCCTCGTACCCGCGAAGGATCCTACCGCGCTCTGCGCCGCGATGGTCCGGCTGCTCGACGATCCCGCCGAGCGGGCACGCTGGCAGACGGCCGCACGGCAGAATCTCGACTGGCTCCGCGTCGAACGGCAGCACGAGGAAACACTCGCGGTCTATCGCGACGCGCTCGACACGTAG
- a CDS encoding P1 family peptidase, translating into MRPIVFALLFAAMTSPLSAQRARARDLGVAPGIFAPGANNAITDVAGVRVGHATVIEGAGIRTGVTAILPHEGNAYLERVPAAIWVGNGFGKLIGATQANELGELETPILLTCTLCVWKAADALAEWMLEKPGMERVRSINPTIGETNDGGLNDIRARPVTAAHVRAALESAAAGPVAEGSVGAGQGTVAFGWKGGIGTSSRVLPTSLGGYTVGVLVQSNFGGVLQVMGAPVGQELGQYSFKDAMSRDGGDGSIMMIVATDAPLSDRNLKRVASRAIMGLGRTGSAASNGSGDYVIAFSTAREVRRAFNARRLETAELANEEVSGVFEAVVEATEEAIYNSLFQATNVTGNGRTVEAIPLDRVREVLKKYGRGK; encoded by the coding sequence ATGCGCCCGATCGTCTTCGCCCTACTTTTCGCCGCCATGACCAGTCCGCTCTCCGCCCAGCGTGCGCGTGCGCGCGATCTGGGCGTCGCTCCCGGGATCTTCGCCCCCGGCGCCAACAATGCCATCACCGACGTGGCCGGTGTTCGCGTGGGACATGCCACCGTCATCGAGGGCGCCGGTATCCGCACCGGGGTCACCGCCATCCTTCCGCACGAGGGCAACGCCTATCTCGAGCGAGTCCCCGCCGCCATCTGGGTGGGGAACGGCTTCGGGAAGCTCATCGGCGCCACGCAGGCGAACGAGCTCGGCGAACTCGAGACACCCATCCTGCTCACCTGCACGCTGTGCGTGTGGAAGGCGGCCGATGCGCTGGCCGAGTGGATGCTCGAGAAGCCCGGCATGGAGCGTGTCCGCTCGATCAACCCAACGATTGGCGAAACCAACGACGGCGGCCTCAACGACATTCGCGCGCGTCCCGTCACCGCCGCGCACGTGCGCGCGGCGCTCGAGAGTGCGGCGGCCGGCCCGGTGGCCGAAGGAAGCGTCGGCGCGGGGCAGGGGACGGTGGCCTTCGGATGGAAGGGTGGGATTGGCACGTCATCGCGCGTCCTGCCGACGTCGCTGGGCGGCTACACCGTCGGCGTGCTGGTGCAGAGCAACTTCGGCGGCGTGCTGCAGGTGATGGGGGCGCCTGTCGGGCAGGAACTGGGCCAGTACTCGTTCAAGGACGCGATGTCGCGTGACGGCGGCGACGGTTCCATCATGATGATCGTGGCGACCGACGCGCCGCTGAGCGACCGCAACCTGAAGCGGGTGGCTTCGCGCGCGATCATGGGGTTGGGTCGCACGGGGTCGGCCGCGTCGAACGGCAGCGGCGACTACGTGATTGCCTTCTCGACGGCCCGGGAAGTGCGCCGGGCGTTCAACGCCCGGCGGCTCGAGACGGCGGAACTCGCCAACGAGGAGGTGTCGGGCGTGTTCGAGGCCGTGGTCGAGGCGACCGAGGAGGCCATCTACAACTCGCTCTTCCAGGCGACGAACGTCACGGGGAACGGCCGCACCGTCGAGGCGATTCCGCTCGACCGGGTGCGCGAGGTCCTGAAGAAGTACGGCCGCGGGAAGTAG
- a CDS encoding universal stress protein, with protein MSVIADTQDATTYAARHPLPEHLLDGKLMLATDGTASADGAAALVAELRRRGRSTVCVLAVFEPAPMPVPSADPSLAAMTTMSGDVALRDEFFARVDRQVARCFAGQPALTVERAEGSPVRAIVEAAADEEPGLIVTGLRVHSLMDRLVGDETALRVTRATDRPVFAVAPTLTQQPRRAVVGIDFSKAAMRAAAAAAGMLAEGGTLTLLHARPRLDVAAASDDGIDTAYASGVHAALDGLRASIAASFPGITVEVDRRDGEAAEAIMNYAIATKADFVAVGRHRRSAIAHAVLGSVATSLLRRATLSVLVLPPAEDD; from the coding sequence ATGTCAGTCATTGCTGACACGCAGGACGCCACCACCTACGCCGCGAGACATCCTCTGCCCGAGCACCTCCTGGACGGGAAGCTGATGCTCGCGACCGACGGAACGGCCAGCGCCGATGGCGCGGCGGCACTCGTCGCGGAGCTGCGTCGTCGTGGACGCAGCACGGTGTGCGTGCTCGCGGTCTTCGAGCCGGCGCCCATGCCCGTGCCCAGCGCCGATCCGTCGCTCGCGGCCATGACGACGATGTCGGGCGACGTCGCCCTGCGCGACGAATTCTTCGCGCGCGTCGACCGTCAGGTGGCGCGCTGCTTCGCCGGCCAGCCGGCGCTCACGGTCGAACGCGCCGAGGGCTCGCCGGTGCGCGCCATCGTCGAAGCGGCTGCCGACGAGGAGCCGGGGCTCATCGTCACCGGCCTGCGCGTTCACTCGCTGATGGACCGCCTGGTGGGCGACGAGACGGCGCTCCGCGTCACCCGCGCCACCGACCGGCCGGTCTTTGCGGTGGCGCCCACGCTCACCCAGCAGCCGCGGCGGGCCGTGGTCGGGATCGACTTCTCCAAGGCCGCGATGCGCGCGGCCGCCGCCGCGGCCGGCATGCTCGCCGAAGGCGGCACGCTGACGCTGCTGCATGCGCGCCCGCGCCTCGACGTCGCGGCCGCCAGCGACGATGGCATCGACACGGCCTACGCGAGCGGCGTCCACGCGGCCCTCGACGGCCTGCGCGCCTCGATCGCCGCCAGTTTCCCCGGCATTACGGTCGAGGTCGACCGCCGCGACGGCGAGGCGGCCGAGGCCATCATGAACTACGCCATCGCGACCAAGGCCGATTTCGTCGCCGTCGGCCGCCATCGCCGCAGCGCCATCGCCCATGCCGTGCTCGGCAGCGTCGCCACGTCGCTGCTGCGGCGGGCGACGCTGTCGGTGTTGGTGCTGCCACCGGCGGAAGACGATTGA
- a CDS encoding pyridoxamine 5'-phosphate oxidase family protein: protein MNPSTPTFRILDDTACAALLAAHHVGRIAFGYYGRVDIQPIHYVWDQGSVYGRTRDGTKLRAITANRLVAFEIDEVAAMYDWRSVVVKGTLDLLSAEETPAEMAHAVALLRRIVPEAFAEHDPTPERTNVFRIRAETITGRAATP, encoded by the coding sequence GTGAACCCGTCGACGCCGACCTTCCGGATCCTGGATGATACCGCGTGCGCCGCCCTGCTGGCGGCGCATCACGTCGGTCGTATTGCCTTTGGCTACTACGGCCGCGTGGACATCCAGCCCATTCATTACGTGTGGGATCAGGGCAGCGTCTACGGACGCACGCGCGACGGCACCAAGCTGCGCGCGATCACGGCCAATCGGCTGGTCGCGTTCGAGATCGATGAAGTCGCCGCCATGTACGACTGGCGCAGCGTCGTCGTGAAGGGAACGCTCGACCTGCTCTCGGCGGAGGAGACGCCGGCGGAGATGGCGCACGCCGTCGCGCTCCTGCGGCGCATCGTCCCCGAGGCCTTCGCCGAGCACGACCCGACGCCTGAGCGGACGAACGTCTTCCGCATCCGCGCGGAAACGATCACCGGGCGCGCCGCGACGCCGTAG
- the moaC gene encoding cyclic pyranopterin monophosphate synthase MoaC, with translation MSDLSHVNRAGEASMVDVSAKPATARMARAEGRIRMSAEALRAIRDNALAKGDVLAVARVAGIQGAKRTAELIPLCHPLPLTDVQVRFTLDDALPGVRCEAEARTVAATGVEMEAVTAVSVALLTVYDMAKSVDKAMTIEGVRLLEKSGGKSGVWRAPVDSGTP, from the coding sequence ATGAGCGACCTCTCCCACGTGAACCGCGCCGGCGAGGCGTCCATGGTGGACGTCTCGGCGAAGCCCGCCACGGCGCGCATGGCGCGCGCCGAAGGGCGCATCCGCATGTCCGCCGAGGCGCTGCGCGCCATCCGCGACAACGCGCTCGCCAAGGGCGATGTGCTCGCCGTGGCGCGCGTCGCGGGCATCCAGGGCGCCAAGCGAACGGCGGAGTTGATTCCGCTCTGTCATCCGCTGCCGCTGACCGACGTGCAGGTGCGCTTCACCCTGGATGACGCGCTCCCCGGCGTACGCTGTGAGGCAGAGGCGCGCACCGTGGCCGCGACGGGCGTGGAGATGGAGGCGGTCACCGCCGTCTCGGTGGCGCTGCTCACCGTGTACGACATGGCCAAGAGCGTGGACAAGGCCATGACGATCGAGGGCGTGCGCCTGCTTGAAAAGAGCGGCGGAAAGTCAGGCGTGTGGCGGGCGCCGGTAGATTCCGGCACGCCGTGA
- the purK gene encoding 5-(carboxyamino)imidazole ribonucleotide synthase: MSVILPGSTIGFLGGGQLGRMAAMAARTMGYDVHVLDPEAHCPARPLASLTITAKWSDDEAAARLAEGADVVTMEIEQIPLHSLEAAARHAPIHPKPQVLWIVQDRARQKEWLRDNGFPVGPFAVVRSADETTDAVRRFGSCIVKSTHGGYDGRGQARVHDVERAAGAFTGIGAPVCVAEKFLPLAAELSVMVARSPRGELRAYPPARNHHTHGVLTWSVIPGGFDDAVVARATEIACGIAEQLDVVGLIAVELFLLEDGTLCVNELAPRPHNTYHHSERACVTSQFEQLVRAVCGLPLGDTDVVRPAAIYNLLGEVWSGPTAPDIGGVLGLPGVRVHLYGKREARPGRKMGHLSACGDSSEIALQRVIDAYRRMASGTEGALP, encoded by the coding sequence GTGAGTGTGATTCTCCCGGGCTCGACCATCGGCTTCCTCGGCGGCGGCCAGTTGGGACGCATGGCCGCGATGGCCGCGCGGACGATGGGCTACGACGTGCACGTCCTCGACCCCGAGGCGCACTGCCCCGCCCGACCGCTCGCCTCCCTGACGATCACCGCCAAGTGGTCGGACGACGAGGCCGCCGCGCGCCTGGCCGAAGGGGCCGACGTGGTGACGATGGAAATCGAGCAGATCCCGCTCCACTCGCTCGAGGCGGCCGCGCGGCATGCGCCGATTCACCCGAAGCCCCAGGTGCTGTGGATCGTGCAGGACCGCGCGCGCCAGAAGGAGTGGTTGCGCGATAACGGCTTTCCGGTGGGTCCGTTCGCCGTCGTGCGCAGCGCGGACGAGACCACGGACGCCGTGAGGCGCTTCGGTTCCTGCATCGTGAAGTCCACGCACGGCGGCTATGACGGCCGCGGCCAGGCGCGTGTGCACGACGTGGAACGCGCCGCCGGGGCGTTCACCGGCATCGGCGCCCCGGTCTGCGTCGCGGAGAAGTTTCTCCCGCTCGCCGCGGAGCTGAGCGTGATGGTCGCGCGTTCACCACGCGGCGAGCTGCGCGCCTACCCGCCCGCGCGCAACCATCACACGCACGGCGTGCTTACCTGGTCGGTGATACCCGGTGGCTTCGACGACGCCGTCGTGGCACGCGCCACCGAGATCGCGTGCGGCATCGCCGAGCAGCTCGACGTGGTGGGGCTCATTGCCGTGGAGCTCTTCCTGCTCGAGGACGGCACGCTCTGCGTCAACGAGCTCGCGCCGCGGCCGCACAACACGTACCACCATTCGGAGCGCGCCTGCGTCACGAGCCAGTTCGAGCAGCTGGTGCGCGCCGTCTGCGGGCTTCCCCTCGGCGACACCGATGTGGTGCGGCCGGCCGCGATCTACAACCTGCTCGGCGAGGTGTGGTCCGGTCCAACGGCGCCCGATATCGGCGGCGTGCTCGGCCTGCCGGGCGTGCGCGTGCACCTCTATGGCAAGCGCGAAGCGCGTCCGGGACGCAAGATGGGCCACCTCTCGGCGTGCGGCGATTCAAGCGAAATAGCGCTGCAGCGCGTAATCGATGCATACCGCCGGATGGCCTCCGGCACTGAAGGAGCCCTCCCGTGA
- a CDS encoding PAS domain-containing sensor histidine kinase, with amino-acid sequence MPEDVAVATIAAPDALFASILDIAVDAIIVVSSSQHILHFNQGATQVFGYLPEEMVGRPLAELMPDRYRGAHGAHVQEFRGSAERARRMAERREIYGVRKDGTEFPAEASISRLETRHGPIYTVVLRDITERTLRERNERFLSEAGGLLGTSLDVGRTLQALASVPVPYLAEACIVDVVGPDGGWQRQVSRSDVAELHDALDAVGRHTLTWDSPWRAIDAMRAQKLEVVSAITDDWLEGHTETASELARWKALKARSALFVPLIARDHVLGALTLVRLSHAPFTPEQVALAQALGRRAAYAMDNARLYTMAQRATRAREDVLSVVSHDLGNPLAAIRLCAAALLEAPPSDVKEQRHLIQAIGNSADWMSKLIQDLLDVSTIEVGKLSVERRTEQVAPILKQALAMVAPQAQQRGVELKYALGIGVPPVHGDAARLIQVLTNLLGNSLKYTDRGGVVSVSAEAQADEVLITVRDTGSGIPAEQVPRIFERYYTRKRGANKSGSGLGLSIARGIVEAHGGRIWVESVLGEGSSFHVALPAAK; translated from the coding sequence TTGCCCGAGGACGTAGCCGTCGCGACGATTGCGGCGCCTGACGCGCTGTTTGCGAGCATCCTCGATATCGCGGTTGACGCCATCATTGTGGTGTCCTCGTCCCAGCACATCCTGCACTTCAATCAGGGCGCGACCCAGGTCTTCGGCTACCTCCCCGAGGAGATGGTGGGACGGCCGCTCGCCGAGCTGATGCCGGATCGTTACCGCGGGGCGCACGGGGCGCACGTGCAGGAGTTCCGGGGGAGTGCGGAACGGGCGCGCCGCATGGCGGAGCGGCGCGAGATCTACGGCGTGCGCAAGGACGGGACGGAGTTCCCGGCCGAGGCGTCCATCTCCCGCCTCGAGACGCGGCACGGGCCCATCTACACGGTGGTGCTGCGCGACATCACCGAGCGCACGCTGCGCGAGCGCAACGAGCGCTTCCTCTCGGAGGCGGGCGGCCTGCTCGGCACGTCGCTCGACGTTGGGCGCACGCTGCAGGCGCTGGCGAGCGTCCCGGTGCCGTATCTCGCGGAGGCGTGCATCGTGGACGTCGTCGGCCCGGACGGCGGCTGGCAGCGGCAGGTGAGCCGCAGCGACGTGGCGGAACTGCACGACGCGCTCGACGCGGTGGGACGCCATACGCTCACGTGGGACAGCCCGTGGCGCGCCATCGACGCAATGCGCGCGCAGAAGCTGGAGGTGGTGAGCGCCATCACGGACGACTGGCTGGAGGGGCACACGGAGACCGCCTCGGAACTGGCGCGGTGGAAGGCGCTGAAGGCCAGGTCCGCGCTGTTCGTGCCGCTCATCGCCCGCGATCATGTGCTGGGCGCGCTCACACTGGTGCGCCTCAGCCACGCGCCGTTCACCCCGGAGCAGGTGGCGCTGGCGCAGGCGCTGGGCCGGCGCGCCGCCTACGCGATGGACAACGCGCGGCTGTACACGATGGCCCAGCGCGCCACGCGGGCGCGTGAGGACGTCCTGAGCGTCGTGTCGCACGACCTGGGGAATCCACTCGCCGCCATTCGCCTGTGCGCGGCGGCACTGCTCGAGGCGCCGCCGTCGGACGTCAAGGAGCAGCGGCACCTCATCCAGGCCATCGGCAACTCGGCGGACTGGATGTCGAAGCTGATCCAGGACCTGCTCGATGTCTCGACCATCGAGGTCGGCAAGCTCTCGGTCGAGCGCCGCACCGAACAGGTGGCGCCGATCCTCAAGCAAGCGCTGGCCATGGTGGCGCCGCAGGCGCAGCAGCGCGGCGTCGAGCTCAAGTACGCCCTGGGCATTGGCGTCCCGCCGGTGCATGGCGATGCGGCGCGCCTCATTCAGGTGCTCACCAACCTGCTCGGCAACAGCCTCAAGTACACGGATCGCGGTGGCGTCGTCTCCGTCTCCGCGGAGGCCCAGGCCGACGAGGTGCTGATCACCGTGCGCGACACGGGGAGCGGCATCCCGGCCGAACAGGTCCCGCGCATCTTCGAGCGCTACTACACGCGGAAGCGCGGCGCCAACAAGAGCGGCTCGGGGCTGGGACTCTCGATCGCGCGCGGCATCGTGGAAGCGCATGGCGGGCGCATCTGGGTGGAGAGCGTGCTGGGCGAAGGGTCCTCGTTCCACGTCGCGCTGCCGGCCGCGAAGTAA
- the purE gene encoding 5-(carboxyamino)imidazole ribonucleotide mutase: MPTPPLVGVIMGSASDYEHLAPACEMLEQFGVPYEKAVVSAHRTPDWMFEYAAGAEARGLMVIIAAAGGAAHLPGMVASKTLVPVLGVPVPATALNGVDALLSIVQMPAGIPVGTLAIGKPGASNAGILAAEIVGTSHPEVRDRIRAWREQRAAAVRAQSLP, from the coding sequence ATGCCCACTCCACCCTTGGTTGGCGTCATCATGGGGAGCGCGAGCGACTACGAGCATCTGGCCCCGGCCTGTGAGATGCTCGAGCAGTTCGGCGTCCCGTACGAGAAGGCCGTGGTCTCGGCGCATCGCACCCCGGACTGGATGTTCGAGTATGCCGCCGGAGCCGAAGCGCGTGGCCTGATGGTCATCATTGCCGCCGCTGGCGGCGCCGCCCACCTGCCGGGCATGGTCGCCTCCAAGACCCTGGTTCCGGTGCTCGGCGTCCCCGTGCCGGCCACCGCGCTGAACGGCGTCGATGCCCTGCTCTCGATTGTCCAGATGCCCGCCGGCATTCCGGTCGGCACGCTCGCCATCGGCAAGCCGGGGGCGTCCAACGCAGGCATCCTCGCGGCAGAGATCGTCGGGACAAGCCATCCGGAGGTGCGCGACCGCATCCGCGCCTGGCGTGAACAGCGCGCGGCGGCCGTACGAGCCCAGTCGCTGCCGTGA